One Mycoavidus sp. HKI genomic region harbors:
- the pgi gene encoding glucose-6-phosphate isomerase: protein MSLTSLAAWASLKAHYTTICNQQMRDWFAAANDLAPTRAQRFTLESSGITLDFSKNRITDETLKLLVQLAHEAGVPAARDAMFAGDIVNPTEARAALHTSLRATDSNAPYAAEIQQEWHRMVAFADQVRRQQWLGHTGKPIQSIVNIGIGGSDLGPKMVCHALQPLGSPKLSMHFVSNIDGADLQHVLAQIDPATTLAIIVSKTFTTLETMTNAHSLRSWLLSHGVPKAKLGQHLVGVSADPARAVQLGIAPECVFKIWDWVGGRYSLWSAVGLSALLYLGPMHFAELLAGAAQMDQHFREAPLRHNLPTILALLGIWYRNFFGAPSYLIAPYSIALRYLPAYLQQLEMESNGKSVCLDGLPANYETAPVLWGDTGTNGQHAFFQMLHQGSTMVPVDFIISLTAEHTLAGHHTQLLANCFAQSQALMLGRTQTAQPGAGSDRAAFMPHLLFPGNRPSNTMMIDALTPRTLGALIALYEHKTLVQATIWKINPFDQWGVELGKQLSAVIEHDLIAQKVNPAHDSSTRALIARALRLDRL from the coding sequence ATGTCCCTAACATCACTTGCCGCTTGGGCCTCACTTAAAGCGCATTACACGACTATTTGCAACCAGCAAATGCGCGATTGGTTTGCTGCGGCAAACGATCTTGCCCCCACTCGAGCACAACGTTTTACGCTTGAGAGCAGTGGCATCACGCTTGATTTCTCAAAAAATCGCATCACCGATGAAACGCTCAAACTACTCGTGCAACTGGCTCATGAGGCGGGGGTTCCTGCGGCGCGTGACGCCATGTTTGCCGGTGATATCGTCAATCCGACTGAAGCACGCGCGGCTTTACACACCTCCCTACGCGCCACCGATTCGAATGCACCTTATGCGGCAGAGATTCAGCAAGAGTGGCATCGAATGGTCGCTTTTGCCGATCAAGTCCGTCGCCAGCAATGGCTTGGGCATACTGGCAAACCGATTCAATCTATTGTCAATATTGGCATTGGTGGTTCAGACCTGGGGCCTAAAATGGTCTGTCATGCACTGCAGCCGCTAGGCAGCCCTAAACTATCGATGCATTTTGTCTCAAACATTGATGGAGCAGATTTACAACACGTACTGGCCCAAATTGATCCGGCGACAACCCTTGCCATCATTGTCTCAAAGACCTTTACCACGCTTGAGACCATGACCAACGCGCACTCATTGCGCAGTTGGTTGCTCAGCCACGGTGTGCCCAAAGCTAAGCTTGGACAGCATTTGGTAGGCGTTTCTGCCGACCCAGCTAGAGCCGTTCAATTGGGTATCGCACCAGAATGTGTCTTTAAAATCTGGGACTGGGTAGGAGGCCGCTACTCACTCTGGTCAGCCGTGGGCTTGTCGGCTCTGCTCTACCTTGGACCGATGCATTTTGCTGAACTGCTGGCAGGCGCGGCGCAGATGGATCAGCATTTTCGTGAAGCCCCGCTGAGACACAATTTGCCTACTATTTTGGCTTTGCTCGGTATTTGGTATCGAAATTTTTTTGGCGCACCGAGCTATTTAATTGCGCCCTATTCCATTGCCTTACGTTATTTACCCGCTTATTTGCAACAGCTAGAGATGGAAAGTAATGGCAAGTCCGTGTGTTTAGATGGGCTCCCCGCCAATTATGAAACGGCTCCAGTACTATGGGGCGACACCGGGACCAACGGGCAACATGCATTTTTCCAGATGTTGCATCAGGGCTCTACGATGGTACCGGTTGATTTCATCATCTCACTCACCGCTGAGCATACCCTTGCCGGCCACCATACTCAACTACTCGCCAATTGCTTTGCGCAAAGCCAGGCGCTGATGCTTGGCCGCACTCAAACAGCACAACCAGGCGCAGGGTCAGATAGAGCAGCATTTATGCCTCATTTGCTGTTTCCGGGTAATCGACCCAGCAATACGATGATGATTGACGCACTCACTCCGCGTACGTTGGGGGCATTAATTGCTCTGTATGAGCATAAAACACTGGTACAAGCCACGATTTGGAAGATCAACCCATTTGATCAGTGGGGCGTGGAGCTTGGCAAGCAGTTGAGCGCCGTGATTGAACATGATTTAATCGCTCAAAAAGTGAATCCGGCACACGATTCATCAACACGTGCATTAATCGCCCGCGCGCTACGCTTGGACCGCCTATAA
- a CDS encoding SurA N-terminal domain-containing protein: protein MFDFIRNHKRLMLLLLALLIVPGLGLVGVQGFRGFFDTSANVADVGGSRITRQEYDTLLNEQLERMREMFGGAVDMAAVDTPVLRQILLDNLIQQRLLAHEARRQHLSASDDAVRQTILGIPALEPLRKPDGSIDTDKYRELLATQGMTPEQFDARVRQGLAIAQIGDSIEASALMPKSSAQQLANLSMQQREVRELAFHPLDYSVKVQPTAEQLTQYYDAHQQEFATPETATVNYAILSADLIATTITPSEDELKQAYQDNLAAYQTPKQVRASHILITVPKEEAKADDAKADVKTAASAAAKAHATAREKAKAKAEALLAQLRQQPAQFADIARKESQDPGSATRGGDLGYFGPGMMVKPFEAAAFKLKSNEISGLVQSDFGYHIIQVTDIKPALTQPFDKVKETLFNDLKKQQAAQRFAAAVEQFSNIVYEQTDSLTPAAEKFNLVVQKATLTKQTTPALSAVPALANPKFLAAVFDHEVLKGKHNTAAIDVGDNTLIAAHVTEHKPASVLPFEAVKQSVQQKVVLLQAAELARKAGEEKLASLRQSKSIEGFSPVVKLSRAGIQGLTPTAVNAIFKADAQQLPHYVSAILDGGIYAIYRVESLTTPPAIEPQRLTALQQQLAQLTGQLELNAYLASLRTRSKVKIYEVEKAAASE from the coding sequence ATGTTCGATTTCATTCGCAATCACAAACGTCTCATGCTGCTTCTATTGGCTTTGCTTATTGTGCCGGGCCTTGGCCTGGTCGGTGTGCAGGGGTTCCGTGGGTTTTTTGACACGAGCGCGAATGTAGCCGATGTCGGTGGCTCCAGGATCACGCGGCAAGAATACGATACGCTGCTCAATGAGCAGCTCGAGCGGATGCGCGAGATGTTTGGTGGTGCGGTTGATATGGCGGCAGTCGATACGCCTGTCTTGCGTCAAATTCTGCTAGACAATCTGATTCAGCAACGTTTACTGGCTCATGAAGCACGGCGTCAGCACCTGAGTGCCTCTGATGATGCGGTGCGTCAAACGATTCTGGGCATCCCGGCGCTTGAACCACTCCGCAAACCGGATGGCTCGATCGATACCGACAAATACCGTGAACTGCTGGCGACCCAGGGGATGACGCCTGAGCAATTTGATGCTCGCGTGCGTCAGGGTTTGGCGATCGCTCAAATCGGCGATAGCATTGAAGCGAGCGCTTTAATGCCTAAGAGCTCGGCCCAACAACTGGCTAATTTGTCGATGCAGCAGCGCGAAGTGCGAGAATTGGCTTTTCATCCACTTGACTATAGTGTGAAAGTGCAGCCGACTGCGGAACAGTTAACGCAGTACTATGATGCGCATCAACAAGAATTTGCCACACCGGAAACCGCTACAGTAAACTACGCGATCTTAAGCGCCGATCTAATTGCGACAACGATTACACCGAGCGAAGACGAGCTTAAACAGGCCTATCAAGATAACCTGGCAGCGTATCAAACGCCTAAACAGGTTCGTGCAAGCCATATCCTGATCACCGTACCTAAAGAAGAAGCTAAAGCGGACGACGCCAAAGCGGATGTAAAAACGGCCGCCAGCGCTGCTGCCAAAGCACATGCCACGGCGCGCGAAAAAGCTAAAGCAAAAGCTGAAGCACTGCTGGCACAGTTACGCCAGCAGCCCGCTCAATTTGCTGATATTGCGCGTAAGGAATCTCAAGATCCGGGCTCTGCAACCAGAGGTGGGGACCTTGGGTATTTTGGCCCAGGCATGATGGTCAAACCATTTGAAGCGGCAGCGTTTAAGCTTAAGTCAAATGAAATAAGCGGTCTAGTGCAATCGGATTTTGGCTATCACATTATCCAGGTCACGGACATTAAGCCGGCATTGACTCAACCCTTTGATAAAGTCAAAGAGACGCTGTTCAACGATCTGAAAAAGCAGCAGGCTGCGCAGCGCTTTGCGGCGGCTGTTGAGCAATTTTCAAATATCGTCTATGAACAGACGGATAGCCTGACGCCCGCTGCCGAGAAGTTTAATTTAGTGGTGCAAAAGGCCACTCTGACAAAGCAAACTACGCCAGCGCTGTCAGCGGTTCCTGCCTTAGCTAATCCAAAATTTCTGGCCGCAGTCTTTGACCACGAAGTGCTCAAGGGCAAACATAATACGGCGGCGATTGATGTTGGCGACAATACCTTAATCGCGGCTCATGTGACTGAGCATAAACCTGCATCCGTGCTGCCGTTTGAGGCGGTTAAGCAGAGCGTGCAGCAAAAAGTCGTGCTGCTGCAAGCAGCAGAATTAGCTCGCAAAGCCGGAGAAGAGAAACTGGCCAGTTTGCGGCAATCGAAGTCAATAGAGGGATTTTCACCGGTGGTTAAGCTCTCACGTGCCGGCATACAAGGCTTAACGCCTACGGCCGTGAACGCCATCTTCAAGGCGGATGCTCAGCAATTGCCGCACTATGTGAGCGCCATACTAGATGGTGGTATTTATGCAATCTATCGTGTCGAGTCGCTCACTACGCCGCCGGCGATTGAGCCTCAAAGGCTGACCGCTTTGCAGCAGCAACTTGCACAGCTGACCGGGCAACTTGAACTCAACGCGTATCTTGCCTCACTGCGCACGCGCTCAAAAGTCAAAATATATGAAGTAGAAAAAGCGGCCGCTAGCGAATAG
- a CDS encoding FAD-dependent oxidoreductase has protein sequence MDIIVIGAGIAGMTTAYCLHAAGHRVCVIERHTTVAQKASFGHGGVVLPTPLDTWFGPALSFSSWPAWLGGESTRMRVTKSMLGCSWVRRFFKQPSAEQRLAHYTRLKPLIDLSSMTLAEIEARHAFEFEQRTGVLHLFRQASELKRVAPALSFLTQHEHSYQVLKADECYSAEPSIPPQQPLAGGILLPDDRSANCPLFAKQLKQVLEEAGVRFLLGRTVVSIDPTRAQVELEPPHRRFEGDSSTWPMHELETLTADAIVVAAGAGSLPLLAHAGVHLPLQLMQLHAITAPIAYEERAPHLTMVDTVRHITMVRFNNRLRIAGAMIRNHRHQTPSRSDPKLRQQALAKVAHAVHDWLPGVIKLSAGSYWDGKRLLSPDGFPLVGATAHPRLWVNLAHGPVGWALACGTAKALADKLTGRAGELDAETMMALSPTRF, from the coding sequence ATGGATATTATTGTGATTGGTGCTGGCATTGCCGGCATGACAACGGCTTATTGTTTGCATGCTGCCGGCCACCGTGTTTGCGTGATTGAACGACACACTACAGTTGCTCAAAAAGCGAGTTTTGGCCATGGCGGCGTCGTCTTACCGACACCGCTTGATACCTGGTTTGGCCCAGCGCTTTCGTTTAGCTCATGGCCCGCATGGTTAGGTGGAGAATCTACGCGCATGCGTGTTACTAAAAGTATGTTGGGCTGCAGTTGGGTCCGCCGCTTTTTCAAGCAACCTAGCGCTGAGCAGCGTTTAGCGCACTACACTCGCCTCAAGCCACTGATCGATCTATCCTCTATGACGCTGGCAGAAATTGAAGCGCGCCATGCGTTTGAATTTGAACAAAGAACCGGTGTTTTGCATTTATTCCGTCAGGCCTCTGAGCTTAAAAGAGTGGCCCCGGCGCTATCATTTTTAACCCAACACGAACATTCGTACCAGGTGCTCAAGGCTGATGAATGTTACAGTGCAGAGCCCTCTATCCCGCCCCAGCAGCCACTCGCGGGGGGTATCTTATTACCCGATGATCGCAGTGCAAATTGCCCTCTTTTTGCCAAGCAGCTTAAGCAAGTCCTTGAGGAAGCTGGGGTACGCTTTTTGCTTGGCCGCACCGTTGTAAGCATTGACCCTACGCGGGCGCAGGTTGAACTCGAACCACCGCATCGCCGTTTTGAAGGTGACTCAAGCACATGGCCTATGCATGAGCTTGAAACCCTGACCGCGGATGCGATTGTCGTGGCGGCCGGAGCCGGCAGCTTGCCCTTGCTCGCCCACGCTGGCGTGCATTTGCCGCTACAACTGATGCAGTTGCACGCCATCACTGCTCCGATTGCCTATGAAGAGCGCGCCCCTCATCTGACGATGGTTGATACGGTACGGCACATTACCATGGTACGGTTCAATAACCGCTTACGGATTGCAGGTGCGATGATCAGAAATCATCGTCATCAAACACCATCGAGGTCCGATCCAAAACTGCGCCAACAAGCACTCGCTAAAGTGGCGCATGCCGTGCATGATTGGCTGCCGGGAGTGATTAAATTGTCTGCTGGCAGCTATTGGGATGGCAAACGGCTGCTATCGCCCGATGGCTTCCCACTGGTGGGGGCCACCGCTCATCCACGACTTTGGGTGAACCTCGCCCATGGGCCAGTAGGCTGGGCGCTGGCTTGTGGAACGGCTAAAGCGCTCGCGGATAAACTGACGGGACGCGCCGGCGAACTCGACGCAGAGACGATGATGGCGCTCTCCCCTACACGCTTTTAG